The Terracoccus luteus genome includes a region encoding these proteins:
- the carA gene encoding glutamine-hydrolyzing carbamoyl-phosphate synthase small subunit, whose translation MLDRRRREPALLVLEDGRTFRGRSYGAVGETVGEAVFSTGMTGYQETLTDPSYHRQVIVMTAPHVGNTGWNDEDDESGRIWAAGYVVRDPALRSSSWRATRELEDELAAQDVVGVCGLDTRALTRHLRERGSMRVGLFSGDAAGRPESELLETVRTSPRMSGAALAAEVSTDEAYVVPAVGERRFTVAAVDLGIKAMTPQRLAERGIEVHVLPATSGIEDVLAVGDGGPDGVFFSNGPGDPASADHEVTLLQEVLRRGIPFFGICFGNQLLGRALGFGTYKLKYGHRGINQPVMDRTTGKVEVTAHNHGFAVDAPTDRETETPFGRARVSHVCLNDDVVEGLELLDAPAYSVQYHPEAAAGPHDAGYLFDRFTQLMTERTTDHQQQEERA comes from the coding sequence CTGCTCGACCGACGTCGCCGCGAGCCCGCCCTGCTCGTGCTCGAGGACGGGCGCACGTTCCGCGGCCGCTCCTACGGCGCCGTCGGAGAGACCGTCGGCGAGGCCGTCTTCTCGACCGGCATGACCGGCTACCAGGAGACGCTCACCGACCCGAGCTACCACCGTCAGGTCATCGTCATGACGGCCCCCCACGTCGGCAACACCGGCTGGAACGACGAGGACGACGAGAGCGGCCGCATCTGGGCGGCCGGCTACGTCGTGCGTGACCCCGCCCTGCGCAGCTCGAGCTGGCGCGCCACCCGCGAGCTCGAGGACGAGCTCGCGGCCCAGGACGTCGTCGGCGTCTGCGGCCTCGACACCCGGGCCCTGACCCGGCACCTGCGCGAGCGCGGCTCGATGCGGGTCGGCCTCTTCAGCGGCGACGCCGCCGGCCGGCCCGAGTCCGAGCTGCTCGAGACCGTGCGCACCAGCCCCCGCATGAGCGGAGCCGCCCTCGCGGCCGAGGTCAGCACCGACGAGGCCTACGTCGTGCCGGCGGTGGGGGAGCGGCGCTTCACCGTCGCCGCCGTCGACCTCGGCATCAAGGCGATGACCCCGCAGCGCCTCGCCGAGCGAGGTATCGAGGTGCACGTGCTGCCCGCCACCTCCGGCATCGAGGACGTCCTCGCGGTCGGCGACGGGGGGCCCGACGGGGTCTTCTTCTCCAACGGCCCGGGCGACCCCGCCAGCGCCGACCACGAGGTGACGCTCCTGCAGGAGGTGCTGCGCCGCGGCATCCCCTTCTTCGGCATCTGCTTCGGCAACCAGCTGCTCGGCCGCGCCCTCGGCTTCGGCACGTACAAGCTCAAGTACGGCCACCGCGGCATCAACCAGCCGGTCATGGACCGCACGACCGGCAAGGTCGAGGTCACCGCCCACAACCACGGCTTCGCCGTCGACGCCCCGACCGACCGCGAGACCGAGACCCCCTTCGGTCGCGCCCGCGTGTCGCACGTCTGCCTCAACGACGACGTCGTCGAGGGCCTCGAGCTGCTCGACGCGCCGGCCTACTCCGTGCAGTACCACCCCGAGGCCGCGGCCGGCCCGCACGACGCCGGCTACCTCTTCGACCGATTCACCCAGCTCATGACCGAGCGGACCACCGACCACCAGCAGCAGGAGGAGCGGGCCTGA